The genomic DNA TTCCCGGGCGTCGACCGCACGCTGACCGTGGTCGAGGGCGCCGGGATGGATCTGATGGTGGGCGGCGAACACCACATCGTCGACGAGCAGTACTGGCCGCACGACTTCCCCGGAGACCTGGAGACGGCCGGACGGCTGCTCGGCGGCCCGGTCATGAACCTCAATGTGATGTACCGCAGAGAACGTACGACGGCGGAGGTCGCTGTCGTACGCGGCACCCTCCGGCTGTCGGCGCCGCAGGGCGGTACGGTCCTGGCCGTCGCGCTGGAGGACGGTGCGGTGCTCGACGGCCGGGACATCGAACTCGACCGCTACGACGCGGTGGTCGCCGACAGCGCGTCGCCCGGAGTGCTCCGGACCCAGGGCTGGGCGCTCCTGGTCACGCTGTCCGCCGGATAGTCCCGATCACGCACCGGGAACCCGGTACCGGTGTGTCTGCGACATCTTCGGCGGTCCGGACGTCATGGGCAGGCCCAGTTTCTCGGCGATCGGCAGCATCACGGCGCCGAACCTCTCCGCGGCCTCGGGGGACTCCCACAGGTCGAAGAGCTCGACGCCCGAATGGGTCACTGTGCAGACCTGCGACAGGCAGCCGGCGAACGGGTCTTCGGGCAGTGCCTGAAGTTCCCTGTGGAGAGCGTCGTACTGGTCGGCCGTGACGCCCGACAGAGTGGCATGCACGAAGATCGCCATCGTCAATCACCTCGGGTTCGCGGGATCAGTCCCTCTCCGCCGCCACGCTGACGGCCATGTGCCCCATACAGCAGAACACGATCGACCCAGGACGGCATCCGATCGGGTGGCTGCCCGGAAAACCGGACAGAAGATGTCGGGATTCAAGGGTTCGATGGAGTCATGACATCGACTTCCTGGGCAGCGTTCCAGTCGGCGGAGCCGGACTTCGCCGAGACCGTTCGGGCCCGCTTCGGGCTGTACAAGCACCACGTCCTGGCCACCCTGCGCAAGGACGGCTCGCCGCGTGTGACCGGGCTGGAGGTGGACTTCCGCTTCGGAGAGCTGTGGCTCGGCATGATGCCGAACTCGCGCAAGGCACTCGACCTGCGGCGAGATCCGCGGTTCGCGGTGCAGGCCAACCCGGGACCGGACGACACGATGGCCGACGCCGACGTCCGGATCTCCGGCCGCGCGGTGGAGGAGACCGACCCCGGCGTCCTGGCCCGCTTCGTCGAGGAGGCCAAGCCGCCGGAGCCGTTCCACCTGTTCCGCACGGAACTGACGGAGGTGGTCCGCACGGGGTTGAAGGGCGAAGAACTGATCATCCAGACCTGGCGCCCGGGCGCCCCGCTGCGCACACTCCACCGGGGAAATGACGACAGCACCCCGCGCGAGGCGACCTGAATCGACCGGCCCGGCGGGGCCGGCCGGGGCGAAGCCCCCGGCCCGGGTCCCGTCGAGTCCGCCGGGCGGGAGAACCAGGCGCGTCGAGGGGGTCCCATGCGCTTCGGACGTCGGACCACGGCGGGAGATCAACGGCGAAGCGGCCACCGGGCACCCCCGGCCACCAGCCGCTCCCGGCAATCCCCCCGCACCCCCCAGGCATCCCGCAACGGACCCGCCTTCCGCATCCACACCGAGAGATCCAGCTCCTCGGTGTACCCCACCGCCCCATGCAGCTGCAGCGCGGTCCGCGCCGCCGCGTATGCCGCTTCGCCGGCCGCGACCTTCGCCGCCGCCACATCCGCTCCCGCGTGCGGCGCCCCTTCGGCGAGCGCCGCCGCAGCCCCGTACAGCAGCGGACGGGCGAACTCCAGGCCGATCAGCGTGTCCGCCAGTCGATGCTTGACCGCCTGGAACGATCCGATCGCCACCCCGAACTGGGTGCGCTGCTTCACGTACGCGACCGTGGCCCGCAGCAGCGCCTCGCCCGTTCCGAGCGCCTGCGCCGCCGTGGCGAACGCCGCCCAGTCCGCGGCCGCGCCGGCCGCCTCCACCACCCGCGGCCCCGAGGCGAGCAGCTGTCCGCCGGGCTCGACCCGGAACAGCCGCCGTGCCGGATCGGACGAAGCGTGGAGCGGGCCGTGTCCGGACGCGAGCCGCAGCTCGTCCCCCGACACCACGAACACCGCGTCCACGGCGTCCGCGTCCAGCGCGAACGCCCCGTCGTCGAGCAGGAGAGTCGCCGACACCGTCCCCGACGCCATGCGGGGCAGCCACTCCTTCGCCACCGGACCGCCCACCCGGCTCAGCAGTACCCCCGCCGCCACCGTCTCCACCACCGGCCCCGGCACCGCGTGCCGCCCCAGCTCCAGGAAGGCCACCGCGAGTTCCACCGGGAGCGGTCCGAGACCCTCGTACGCCTCCGGTATCGCGAGCGCGAACACCCCCGCCTCTGCGAGCCGCGCCCACAGGGCCCGCCCCGGCCCGTGCTCCCCGGCGCCCCACGCCCGGACCGCCGCGGGCGTCTGCGCGGCCGACAGCATCGAGTCCAGCGAGCGGGCGAAATCGCGCTGCCCGTCGTCGAGGAGGAATCGCATCAGCGCCGTCCCTTCGGCAGGCCGAGCAGCCGCTCGGCGATGATGTCCCGCTGGATCTCGTTCGTGCCGGCGTAGATCGGGCCCGCGAGGGAGAAGACGTATCCCTGCGCCCACTCGCCCTCCGCCAGTTCGCCGTCCGGGCCGAGCAGATCGAGCGCCGTCTCGTGCAGCGCGATGTCGTACTCCGACCAGAACACCTTGTTCAGACTCGACTCGGCGCCGGTGCCCCCCGCTCTCGGCTCCGTCCGGGCCGCTTCACCCGCCGCGAAGCGCGACGCATGGGTGTACGTGAACAGCTGGTACGCGCGCGCCCCGATCAGCGCGTCCGCGACCCGGTCCCGCATTGCCGTGTCCGACGGGTCGCCGTGGGTACACCACAGCTCGGCCAGCCGGTCCGCGGCGGCCAGGAACCGGCCGGGGGAGCGCAGCGTCAGCCCGCGCTCGTCGCCGGTGGCCGACATGGCGATGCGCCAGCCCTGCCCCGGCTCGCCGATGATGTCCTCGTCCGGTACGAACACCTCGTCCAGGAAGAGTTCGGCGAAGGCCGGTTTGCCGTCGAGCCGTCCGATCGGCCGGACGGAGACGCCCGGCGCCGACAGGTCGAACATCAGATAGGTCAGCCCGTGGTGCGGCTTCGCGGCCTCGGGGTCCGTGCGGAAGATCCCGAACGCCCGGTCCGCGAACGCGGCCCGTGAGGACCAGGTCTTCTGCCCCGAAAGCAGCCAGCCGCCGTCCGTGCGCACCGCGCGCGACCGGAGCGACGCCAGGTCCGAGCCCGACTCCGGCTCGGACCAGGCCTGCGCCCAGATCACCTCGCCACTGGCCATCGGCGGCAGGACCCGGGCCCGCTGCTCGTCCGTCGCGTGGTCGAAGAGTGTCGGGGCGAGCAGGTTGATGCCGTTCTGCGAGACCCGGCCGGGGCCGCCCGCCGCGTAGTACTCCTCCTCGAAGATCAGCCACTCGAAGATGTCGGCGCCCCGGCCGCCGTACGCGGACGGCCAGGAGACGACCGACCAGCGGTCCGCGTGGAGCCGCGCCTCCCACTCCCGGTGCGCGGCGAAACCTTCCGCCGTCTCCAGGGAGGGCAGCGGTTCGGCGGGCACATGGGTCCGCAGCCACTGCCGGGCCTCGGCCCGGAACGCGTCCTGATCGGGGGTGAAGGTCAGATCCATCGGACGCCCGCCCTCTCTGTCGTCATCGGGCCCATCCTTCCCTAACAAGTGTTTGGTAGGTTAACGTACGAGCACGAGGCCGTCGAGGAGCCGGGCACCCGAGGAGGCAGGGGCGTGAGCGCACCGCAGTACGTACCGGGACACCAGCTGCTGGCCGGCCGGACCGCCGTCATCACCGCGGCCGCCGGCGCCGGGATCGGCGGCGCCACCGCCCGTAGATTCCTGGAGGAAGGCGCCCGCGTCGCCATCGGCGACGCACACGCCCGCCGGCTCAAGGAGACCGAGCAGGCGCTCGCCGAGGAGTTCGGCGCCGCGAACGTCACCTCCCTGCCCTGCGACGTCACCGACGAGACCCAGGTCCAGGCCCTCTTCGCCCACGCCGAACAGGCCCACGGCTGCCTCGACATCGTCGTCAACAACGCCGGACTCGGCGGTACCGCCGAGCTCACCGAGATGACCGACGCACAGTGGTCCAAGGTCCTCGACGTCACCCTGACCGGCACCTTCCGCTGCACCCGCGCCGCCCTGCGCTCCCTCAGGTCCGCGGGCCGCGGTGGCGTCGTCGTCAACAACGCCTCGGTCGTCGGCTGGCGCGCCCAGACCGGCCAGGCCCACTACGCGGCCGCGAAGGCAGGTGTCATGGCGCTCACCCGGTGCGCCGCGGTCGAGGCGGCCGCATACGGCGTACGGGTCAACGCCGTCGCCCCCAGCCTCGCCATGCACCCCCACCTGGTGAAGGTCACCTCCGCCGAACTCCTCGACCAGCTGACCCGTAAGGAGGCCTTCGGCCGGTATGCCGAACCCTGGGAGATCGCCAACGTCATCGTCTTCCTGGCCAGCGGCTACTCCTCGTACATGACGGGCGAAGTGGTCCCCGTCAGCAGCCAACATGCCTGACCGGGCACCCGCCGGGGCGTCCGCGGCGGGCAGCGTACAGGCGGAGAATGGGCGGGTGCCTACCAAGAAGAAGCCCCAGGTGACCCCCTCGCCCGAGCGGCGCCGCGAACTGCTCGACACCGCCGCCGAGGTCTTCGCCGCGCAGGGATACAACGCCACCACAGTCCGCAGGATCGCGGACGAGGCGGGCATGCTCGCGGGCAGCCTCTACTACCACTTCGATTCCAAGGAATCGATGATCGACGAGATCCTCTCGACCTTCCTCACCGAACTCTGGGAGGGCTACGACGCGGTGCTCGCCGCCGACCTCGGCCCCCGCGAGACGATCGAGGCCCTCGTCACCGAGTCCTTCCGGGAGATCGATCGGCACCGCGCGGCCGTCGCCATCTACCAGAAGGAGTCCAAGCACCTCGCCACCCAGCCGCGCTTCGCCTATCTCGTCGACTCCCAGCAGAAGTTCGAGAAGGCCTGGCTCGGCACGCTGGAACGCGGCGTCGCCGCCGCGGTCTTCCGCGCCGACCTCGACATCCGGCTCACGTACCGGTTCGTCCGCGACACCGTCTGGGTCGCGGCCTCCTGGTACCGGCCCGGCGGACAGCACAGCCCCGAGGAGATCGCCCGCCAGTACCTCTCGATGGTCCTGGACGGGATCGCACTCGACACCTGACCCCACCCGAGCTCACCGAGGAGCAGCAGCCATGGCCGAGGCCTACATCGTCGAAGCGGTACGCACCCCCGTCGGCCGCCGCAAGGGTGGCCTCGGGGCCGTCCACCCCGCCGACCTCGGCGCCCATGTCCTGCGGGCCCTCGTCGAGCGCGCCGGCATCGACCCGGTGGCCGTCGAGGACGTCGTCTTCGGCTGCCTCGACACCGTCGGGCCGCAGGCCGGCGACATCGCCCGGACCTGCTGGCTGGCCGCCGGACTGCCCGAAGAGGTCCCCGGCGTCACCGTCGACCGCCAGTGCGGCTCCTCGCAGCAGGCCGTCCACTTCGCCGCCCAGGGTGTCCTCTCCGGCACCCAGGACCTGGTCGTCGCGGGCGGCACCCAGAACATGACGCAGATCCCGATCGCGTTCGCCTCCCGTCAGGCCGCCGAGCCCCTCGGCCTCACCGAAGGCCCGTACGCGGGCAGCGAGGGCTGGCGCGCCCGGTACGGCGACCAGCCGGTCAACCAGTTCCACGGCGCCCAGCTGATTGCCGAGAAGTGGGGCATCAGCCGCCGCGACATGGAGGAGTTCGCGCTCCGCTCCCACCGGCGGGCGATCCGCGCCGTCGACGAGGGCCGCTTCGCCCGCGAGACCGTCGCGTACGGGGACGTCACCGTCGACGAGGGACCGCGCCGCGACACCACCCTGGAGAAGATGGCCGCGCTCCCGCCTGTCCTGGACGGCGGCACGATCACCGCCGCCTGTTCCTCCCAGGTCTCCGACGGGGCCGCCGCGATGCTCATCGCCTCCGAACGTGCCGTCGCCGAACACGGCCTCACCCCGCGTGCCCGCATCCACCACCTCTCGGTACGCGGCGAGGACCCGATCCGGATGCTGTCGGCGCCCGTCCCGGCCACCGCGTACGCACTGAAGAAGGCCGGCATGACCATCGACGACATCGACCTGGTCGAGATCAACGAGGCGTTCGCGCCGGTGGTGCTGGCCTGGCTGAAGGAGACCGGCGCCGACCCGGACAGGGTCAACGTCAACGGCGGGGCGATCGCGCTCGGTCACCCACTCGGCGCCACCGGCACCCGACTCATGACGACGCTGCTGCACGAGCTGGAGCGCACGGGCGGCCGCTACGGCCTGCAGACCATGTGCGAGGGCGGCGGACAGGCGAACGTGACGATCATCGAAAGGCTCTGAGCCGGTCGTGCCAAGGGTCCCGGGCGGCCGTGCCGGACGGCGGTGGGGCGGATCACACCGCGGATCTGCAGAACGTGCTACGGTTGCCGAGTTGCAGTTTTGGTACCCATGAACTTTATGTGCGCCTGACGGGAATGCTTCCTCAGGCGCATTATTGTTTTCCGGCTTTCTCCGGATGGGGCTCAATGCGGCGACTTGGAATTCGTAAAGTGCGGATTTCCGGCACTGCACCTCTTTAGGAGAATGACATGGCTACTGGAACCGTGAAGTGGTTCAACTCGGAAAAGGGCTTCGGCTTCATCGAGCAGGACGGCGGCGGCGCCGACGTCTTCGCCCACTACTCCAACATCGCCACCTCGGGCTTCCGTGAGCTCCAGGAGGGCCAGAAGGTCTCCTTCGACGTCACGCAGGGCCAGAAGGGCCCGCAGGCGGAGAACATCGTCCCGGCCTAATTGCCGCGACGCGTACCTCGCAGCCGGGGCCCGCACCGTGAAGGTGCGGGTCCCGGCTTGTGCTGTCCCGGGGATGCGCCGAAAGTCCCGGACAGTCCCCAGTAGTTCCCAGGAATCCCCAGGAGGGCAATTCCGTATGACCCGCTCCGAACGCCAGGACCGACCCGCCCGCACTCGCCCGTCGAGGGGGCGCGGCACGGCCCCGGCACAGGCAACCGCCAAGGGTTCCGGCAAGGGATCCGGCAAGGCGTCGCCCCGTCGCAGGGCCACGCCGCCGCAGGGCGAATTCGCCCTGCCCGAATCCATGACCCCCGCACTGCCCGCCGTCGAGGCGTTCGCCGAGCTGGACATGCCCGCCGCCCTGCTGAAGACCCTTGCCGCGCAGGGCGTCACCGACCCGTTCCCGATCCAGGGCGCCACCCTGCCGAACTCGCTCGCCGGTCGGGACATCCTCGGCCGCGGCCGCACCGGCTCCGGTAAGACCCTGGCCTTCGGTCTCGCGCTCCTCGCCCGCACCGCCGGCCGGCGCTCCGAGCCGCGCGCCCCGCTGGCGCTCGTCCTCGTCCCGACCCGCGAGCTCGCCCAGCAGGTCACCGACGCGCTGACGCCGTACGCGACGTCCGTGAACCTGCGTCTCGCCACCGTCGTCGGCGGCATGTCGATCACCAAGCAGTCCGGCACGCTGCGGCGCGGCGCCGAGGTGCTCGTGGCCACGCCCGGCCGGCTGAAGGACCTCATCGAGCGCGGCGACTGCCGGCTCGACCAGGTCTCCATCACCGTCCTCGACGAGGCCGACCAGATGGCCGACATGGGCTTCATGCCGCAGGTCGTCGCGCTGCTCAAGCAGGTCGAGCCGGACGGTCAGCGGATGCTGTTCTCCGCGACCCTGGACAAGAACATCGACCGGCTGGTCAAGATGTTCCTGACCGACCCCGTCGTGCACTCGGTCGACCCGTCCGCGGGCGCCGTGACCACCATGGAGCACCACGTGCTGCATGTGGCCGACGAGACCGACAAGAAGGCCGTCGCCACCAGGATCGCCGCCCGCGAGGGCCGGGTGATCATGTTCGTGGACACCAAGCGGGCTGCCGACCGCTTCGCCAAGCGGCTGCTGGCCAGCGGTGTACGGGCTGCCGCCCTGCACGGCGGACGGTCCCAGCCGCAGCGCAACCGGACGCTCGACCAGTTCAAGAACGGCCAGGTCACCGCGCTCGTGGCGACGAACGTCGCGGCCCGCGGCATCCACGTCGACGACCTCGACCTGGTCGTGAACGTGGACCCGCCGACGGACCACAAGGACTACCTCCACCGCGGTGGGCGCACGGCGCGCGCCGGGGAGTCCGGAAGCGTCGTCACGCTGGTCCTGCCGGAGGAGAAGCGGGAGATGACCCGGCTGATGGCTGACGCGGGCATCGCTCCGCGGACCACCCGGATCAAGTCCAGCGACGAGGAACTCACCCGGATCACCGGGGCCCGTGAGCCGTCCGGCATCGCGGTCGTGGTCGAGGTCCCCCAGCCGACGCAGCCGAAGCCGCGCACGCGGTCGGGCGGTGCGGGTGCCGGTACCGGCGGTACGTTCCGCGCGGGCAGCCGGGGCCGTGGCCGTCGAGGCGGGGCCGGCACCGGCTCCGGGTCCGCTCAGGGCGGCAGCGAGGCGCGCTCGGGCGGTGCGGTTCGGGCCGGCGGAGCGGTTCGCGCCGGCGGATCGGGCCGTGGCAACGGTTCGGGCGCGGGTGCGGGGCGCGCGGGTGGCTCCGGACGAAGCAGCGGCAGTGCGGCCGCGCGAGGCCGCAGGGCGGCGTAGCGACGTACGCGGTGCGGTGACAGGTCGACGACCTGTCACCGCACCGGGGCGCTGCCCCGGACGCCGGT from Streptomyces sp. NBC_01707 includes the following:
- a CDS encoding HutD family protein, which produces MTLRVLRAADRPAVPWKNGGGVTREIAASPGGAPLDAFDWRVSLADVSADGPFSSFPGVDRTLTVVEGAGMDLMVGGEHHIVDEQYWPHDFPGDLETAGRLLGGPVMNLNVMYRRERTTAEVAVVRGTLRLSAPQGGTVLAVALEDGAVLDGRDIELDRYDAVVADSASPGVLRTQGWALLVTLSAG
- a CDS encoding pyridoxamine 5'-phosphate oxidase family protein, translating into MTSTSWAAFQSAEPDFAETVRARFGLYKHHVLATLRKDGSPRVTGLEVDFRFGELWLGMMPNSRKALDLRRDPRFAVQANPGPDDTMADADVRISGRAVEETDPGVLARFVEEAKPPEPFHLFRTELTEVVRTGLKGEELIIQTWRPGAPLRTLHRGNDDSTPREAT
- a CDS encoding acyl-CoA dehydrogenase family protein, with amino-acid sequence MRFLLDDGQRDFARSLDSMLSAAQTPAAVRAWGAGEHGPGRALWARLAEAGVFALAIPEAYEGLGPLPVELAVAFLELGRHAVPGPVVETVAAGVLLSRVGGPVAKEWLPRMASGTVSATLLLDDGAFALDADAVDAVFVVSGDELRLASGHGPLHASSDPARRLFRVEPGGQLLASGPRVVEAAGAAADWAAFATAAQALGTGEALLRATVAYVKQRTQFGVAIGSFQAVKHRLADTLIGLEFARPLLYGAAAALAEGAPHAGADVAAAKVAAGEAAYAAARTALQLHGAVGYTEELDLSVWMRKAGPLRDAWGVRGDCRERLVAGGARWPLRR
- a CDS encoding acyl-CoA dehydrogenase family protein, which gives rise to MDLTFTPDQDAFRAEARQWLRTHVPAEPLPSLETAEGFAAHREWEARLHADRWSVVSWPSAYGGRGADIFEWLIFEEEYYAAGGPGRVSQNGINLLAPTLFDHATDEQRARVLPPMASGEVIWAQAWSEPESGSDLASLRSRAVRTDGGWLLSGQKTWSSRAAFADRAFGIFRTDPEAAKPHHGLTYLMFDLSAPGVSVRPIGRLDGKPAFAELFLDEVFVPDEDIIGEPGQGWRIAMSATGDERGLTLRSPGRFLAAADRLAELWCTHGDPSDTAMRDRVADALIGARAYQLFTYTHASRFAAGEAARTEPRAGGTGAESSLNKVFWSEYDIALHETALDLLGPDGELAEGEWAQGYVFSLAGPIYAGTNEIQRDIIAERLLGLPKGRR
- a CDS encoding SDR family oxidoreductase; the encoded protein is MSAPQYVPGHQLLAGRTAVITAAAGAGIGGATARRFLEEGARVAIGDAHARRLKETEQALAEEFGAANVTSLPCDVTDETQVQALFAHAEQAHGCLDIVVNNAGLGGTAELTEMTDAQWSKVLDVTLTGTFRCTRAALRSLRSAGRGGVVVNNASVVGWRAQTGQAHYAAAKAGVMALTRCAAVEAAAYGVRVNAVAPSLAMHPHLVKVTSAELLDQLTRKEAFGRYAEPWEIANVIVFLASGYSSYMTGEVVPVSSQHA
- a CDS encoding TetR/AcrR family transcriptional regulator; its protein translation is MPTKKKPQVTPSPERRRELLDTAAEVFAAQGYNATTVRRIADEAGMLAGSLYYHFDSKESMIDEILSTFLTELWEGYDAVLAADLGPRETIEALVTESFREIDRHRAAVAIYQKESKHLATQPRFAYLVDSQQKFEKAWLGTLERGVAAAVFRADLDIRLTYRFVRDTVWVAASWYRPGGQHSPEEIARQYLSMVLDGIALDT
- a CDS encoding acetyl-CoA C-acetyltransferase, which translates into the protein MAEAYIVEAVRTPVGRRKGGLGAVHPADLGAHVLRALVERAGIDPVAVEDVVFGCLDTVGPQAGDIARTCWLAAGLPEEVPGVTVDRQCGSSQQAVHFAAQGVLSGTQDLVVAGGTQNMTQIPIAFASRQAAEPLGLTEGPYAGSEGWRARYGDQPVNQFHGAQLIAEKWGISRRDMEEFALRSHRRAIRAVDEGRFARETVAYGDVTVDEGPRRDTTLEKMAALPPVLDGGTITAACSSQVSDGAAAMLIASERAVAEHGLTPRARIHHLSVRGEDPIRMLSAPVPATAYALKKAGMTIDDIDLVEINEAFAPVVLAWLKETGADPDRVNVNGGAIALGHPLGATGTRLMTTLLHELERTGGRYGLQTMCEGGGQANVTIIERL
- a CDS encoding cold-shock protein; amino-acid sequence: MATGTVKWFNSEKGFGFIEQDGGGADVFAHYSNIATSGFRELQEGQKVSFDVTQGQKGPQAENIVPA
- a CDS encoding DEAD/DEAH box helicase; this encodes MTRSERQDRPARTRPSRGRGTAPAQATAKGSGKGSGKASPRRRATPPQGEFALPESMTPALPAVEAFAELDMPAALLKTLAAQGVTDPFPIQGATLPNSLAGRDILGRGRTGSGKTLAFGLALLARTAGRRSEPRAPLALVLVPTRELAQQVTDALTPYATSVNLRLATVVGGMSITKQSGTLRRGAEVLVATPGRLKDLIERGDCRLDQVSITVLDEADQMADMGFMPQVVALLKQVEPDGQRMLFSATLDKNIDRLVKMFLTDPVVHSVDPSAGAVTTMEHHVLHVADETDKKAVATRIAAREGRVIMFVDTKRAADRFAKRLLASGVRAAALHGGRSQPQRNRTLDQFKNGQVTALVATNVAARGIHVDDLDLVVNVDPPTDHKDYLHRGGRTARAGESGSVVTLVLPEEKREMTRLMADAGIAPRTTRIKSSDEELTRITGAREPSGIAVVVEVPQPTQPKPRTRSGGAGAGTGGTFRAGSRGRGRRGGAGTGSGSAQGGSEARSGGAVRAGGAVRAGGSGRGNGSGAGAGRAGGSGRSSGSAAARGRRAA